In a genomic window of Candidatus Manganitrophaceae bacterium:
- a CDS encoding response regulator: MADFRSILLAEDNAEDVELTLEALSRHNLANKVIVARDGSETLDYLYCRGKFKSRPPEPPAVVLLDIKMPKVNGLQVLKTIKMDDHLKTIPVVMLTSSREEPDLAASYKLGVNGYVVKPVGFQEFIKAVSELGIFWAILNEPPPGSVRKAI, encoded by the coding sequence ATGGCTGATTTTAGAAGCATCCTCCTGGCGGAGGACAATGCGGAAGATGTTGAGCTGACGCTGGAGGCGCTCTCCCGGCATAATCTTGCGAATAAGGTGATTGTCGCCCGGGATGGCTCGGAAACCCTCGACTACCTTTATTGTCGGGGAAAATTTAAGTCCCGGCCGCCCGAACCGCCGGCGGTCGTTCTGCTTGATATCAAGATGCCGAAGGTAAACGGGCTACAGGTGTTAAAGACAATTAAAATGGATGACCACCTGAAAACAATTCCGGTGGTCATGTTGACCTCTTCGCGCGAAGAGCCCGACCTGGCGGCGAGTTATAAACTCGGCGTGAATGGCTATGTTGTGAAGCCGGTCGGCTTTCAGGAATTCATCAAAGCGGTCAGCGAACTCGGGATTTTTTGGGCCATTCTCAACGAACCTCCGCCGGGGAGCGTTAGGAAGGCGATCTAG
- a CDS encoding chromate resistance protein, whose amino-acid sequence MNEKSEKKWILLIHQIPPKPNYFRVKIWRRLQKLGAVAIKNSVYVLPKNDSTYEDFQWVLREIVEGGGDVSICEARFVDGLSDSQIEALFHAAREADYSQLAEEARAILKTVPSETKRSGDRLGEIEDHLVRLKRQFAEVTLIDFFNTPQRQVAERAISGLEAYLGELQRGPVESAAPSFRLEDLQDRTWVTRKGVHIDRIASAWLIRRFIDPKAEFKFVLSKGYQPKKDELRFDMFDAEFTHQGSRCTFEVLIARTDLKEAALRPIAEIVHDIDLKDERFGRPETLGIDRLIAGMILAHKEDEGRLDRGMALFNDLYEYFRRKRE is encoded by the coding sequence GTGAATGAGAAAAGCGAAAAAAAATGGATTCTTCTCATCCATCAAATCCCGCCGAAACCGAACTACTTCCGCGTGAAGATCTGGCGGCGGCTGCAGAAGCTCGGCGCCGTCGCGATCAAGAATTCGGTCTATGTCCTTCCTAAAAACGATTCCACTTATGAAGACTTCCAGTGGGTGCTTCGGGAGATTGTGGAAGGAGGAGGCGATGTCTCCATTTGTGAAGCGCGATTCGTCGACGGCCTCTCTGATTCACAAATCGAAGCGCTCTTCCATGCCGCGCGCGAGGCCGACTACAGCCAGCTTGCTGAAGAAGCGCGCGCGATTCTGAAGACCGTCCCCTCAGAAACGAAGCGTTCGGGAGACCGCCTGGGAGAGATTGAGGACCATCTCGTCCGTCTCAAGCGGCAATTTGCAGAAGTGACCCTCATCGACTTCTTCAATACCCCTCAACGGCAGGTCGCCGAGCGGGCGATCTCGGGACTGGAGGCGTACTTGGGTGAACTACAGCGTGGACCGGTCGAGTCTGCAGCCCCTTCTTTTCGTCTTGAAGATCTCCAAGACCGGACCTGGGTGACTCGCAAGGGGGTTCATATCGATCGAATTGCCAGCGCCTGGCTGATCCGCCGTTTTATCGATCCAAAGGCAGAATTCAAATTTGTTCTCAGCAAGGGATATCAACCCAAAAAGGATGAGCTGCGGTTCGATATGTTCGACGCAGAGTTTACCCATCAGGGAAGTCGATGCACCTTTGAAGTCCTGATCGCGCGGACCGACCTCAAAGAAGCCGCCCTTCGACCGATCGCTGAAATCGTCCATGACATCGATCTGAAGGATGAAAGGTTCGGCCGGCCGGAAACACTGGGCATCGACCGATTGATTGCCGGGATGATTCTAGCCCATAAGGAGGATGAAGGCCGGCTGGATCGAGGGATGGCCCTCTTTAATGATCTCTATGAATATTTTAGAAGAAAGCGCGAATGA
- a CDS encoding heavy-metal-associated domain-containing protein, translating into MSYYIHQIPGRLRIKSPAVKRNPAKAEIVEGLLKSIDGVDSVAVNILTGSITIHYDQNNLQPEAILDRLKQARYFDESKAVTHDQVIYTAASNVGLFLGKTVCGAVVETALGDSAFSMLAALI; encoded by the coding sequence ATGAGCTATTACATCCATCAGATCCCGGGACGGCTTCGGATCAAAAGCCCGGCGGTAAAGCGGAACCCGGCGAAAGCAGAGATCGTCGAAGGACTCTTAAAGTCCATTGACGGGGTCGACTCTGTGGCCGTCAACATCCTGACCGGCAGCATCACCATTCATTATGATCAGAACAATCTCCAGCCGGAGGCAATCCTCGACCGGTTGAAACAAGCACGTTATTTTGACGAATCCAAAGCGGTCACCCATGACCAGGTCATTTACACCGCCGCGTCCAACGTCGGTCTTTTTCTCGGCAAAACAGTTTGCGGCGCGGTGGTAGAGACGGCGCTCGGAGATTCCGCCTTTTCGATGCTCGCTGCGCTGATCTAA
- a CDS encoding DUF1259 domain-containing protein encodes MTSIKRPFRQKTNPFIWGSIGIILFASLIGISFVGAEQPAPASETPLDQKKIEAVFDRPGEMNKDVLKISFPRTDLNVTLEGVQLKPGLALGTWAAFKPVGNEVIALGDIVLKEEEVKQVESKLKEKGIEITAIHNHLIGEKPKVMYMHFLGKGNAEQLAAHLKEALQLTGTPLKASQDSGKGAAGADEMAEAKKIDAILGKEGKVKNGVIQYGIPRKEPIRVNGVEIPPFMGLATAINFQPGKEKTVTTGDFVLIDKEIQPVTQALRENGIEVTALHNHLVSEEPRLFFMHFWGAGPSTKLAEGLKNALDKMAPQ; translated from the coding sequence ATGACGTCAATAAAGAGACCCTTTCGACAAAAGACCAATCCTTTTATATGGGGAAGCATTGGGATAATCCTGTTCGCTTCGCTCATCGGAATCTCGTTCGTAGGAGCGGAGCAGCCTGCCCCTGCTTCAGAAACCCCGCTCGATCAGAAAAAGATCGAGGCGGTTTTCGACCGCCCCGGGGAGATGAATAAAGACGTTCTGAAAATCAGTTTTCCCCGGACCGATCTGAATGTCACCCTCGAAGGCGTTCAGCTTAAACCGGGCCTTGCGCTCGGCACGTGGGCCGCCTTCAAACCGGTCGGAAACGAGGTGATTGCCCTCGGGGATATCGTCTTGAAAGAAGAAGAGGTCAAGCAAGTAGAGTCGAAACTCAAAGAAAAGGGAATAGAGATCACCGCGATTCATAATCACTTAATCGGCGAGAAACCGAAGGTGATGTACATGCATTTCCTAGGGAAGGGAAATGCGGAGCAGCTCGCCGCTCATCTAAAAGAGGCCCTCCAGTTAACGGGAACCCCTTTGAAGGCTTCACAGGACTCAGGGAAGGGAGCCGCTGGAGCAGATGAAATGGCGGAGGCCAAAAAGATTGATGCGATCTTGGGGAAAGAGGGAAAGGTCAAAAACGGCGTGATCCAATATGGTATTCCCCGAAAAGAGCCGATCAGGGTCAACGGGGTAGAGATCCCGCCGTTCATGGGGCTGGCGACGGCCATCAATTTTCAGCCTGGAAAAGAAAAAACGGTCACGACCGGCGACTTCGTCTTGATCGATAAAGAGATCCAGCCGGTGACCCAGGCCCTTCGGGAGAACGGCATCGAGGTGACGGCCCTTCACAATCATCTGGTCTCGGAAGAGCCCCGTCTCTTCTTCATGCATTTCTGGGGGGCCGGTCCCTCGACCAAGCTGGCCGAAGGTTTAAAAAATGCGCTGGACAAAATGGCGCCTCAATGA
- a CDS encoding chromate transporter translates to MSKIESKADQTPNAAAAAAPPGSTELRPCTLRELLVYFVRLGTFGFGGPIALTGYMQRDLVEERRWISKQDYKEGLALAQLAPGPLAAQLAIYLGWVRAGVLGASLVSLAFILPSFIMVIALSALYLNFGGLPWMQGAFYGIGAAVIAIIARSAFKLVRMTLAKDWLLWSLFGVSALVTAWTESEIIWVFLLCGVVALLIKAPPRISSRPALLGLISSPGWLLTGLSGPASADILWKIGLYFAEAGAFVFGSGLAIVPFLHGGVVNDFHWLTERQFLDAVAVAMITPGPVVITVAFIGYLVAGFLGATAAAIGVFLPCYLFVIIPAPYYRRFAQNKQINAFVEGVTAAATGAIAGAAFVLGRRAVIDVPTALICLITLFLMIKVKKIPEPFIILAAGAAGLILKGVMVR, encoded by the coding sequence ATGAGCAAGATTGAAAGTAAAGCAGACCAAACTCCCAATGCCGCGGCCGCCGCAGCCCCGCCGGGATCAACGGAGCTGCGTCCCTGCACCTTGCGGGAGCTCCTTGTCTATTTTGTTCGTCTCGGCACATTCGGCTTCGGCGGGCCGATTGCGCTCACCGGTTACATGCAGCGAGATCTGGTGGAAGAGCGGCGCTGGATTTCCAAACAGGACTATAAAGAGGGCCTGGCGCTCGCGCAACTTGCGCCGGGCCCTCTGGCGGCGCAGCTTGCAATCTATCTGGGATGGGTCCGCGCCGGCGTGTTGGGGGCGAGTCTCGTCAGCCTCGCTTTCATTCTTCCCTCATTTATTATGGTGATTGCGCTTTCCGCGCTTTACCTGAATTTCGGCGGCCTTCCCTGGATGCAAGGCGCGTTTTACGGGATCGGCGCCGCGGTCATTGCCATCATCGCCCGGAGCGCTTTTAAACTGGTTCGGATGACCCTCGCCAAAGATTGGCTCCTTTGGTCTCTCTTCGGGGTCAGTGCCCTGGTCACAGCCTGGACGGAATCCGAGATCATCTGGGTCTTCCTTCTCTGCGGCGTGGTCGCGCTCCTCATTAAAGCGCCTCCCCGCATTTCTTCCAGGCCGGCGCTATTGGGACTGATCTCATCGCCCGGATGGCTTCTCACCGGCCTATCTGGGCCTGCATCGGCCGATATTCTCTGGAAGATCGGCCTCTACTTTGCCGAGGCGGGGGCGTTTGTCTTCGGCAGCGGGTTGGCGATCGTCCCTTTTCTTCATGGAGGGGTGGTCAATGACTTCCACTGGCTCACGGAGCGGCAGTTTCTCGATGCGGTCGCCGTCGCGATGATCACCCCCGGGCCGGTCGTGATCACCGTCGCTTTCATCGGATACCTGGTCGCCGGTTTTCTCGGTGCGACCGCTGCGGCGATCGGCGTTTTTCTTCCCTGTTACCTCTTCGTCATCATTCCGGCCCCTTATTATCGCCGCTTCGCGCAGAACAAACAGATCAACGCCTTTGTAGAGGGGGTGACCGCCGCAGCGACGGGCGCCATCGCCGGCGCGGCTTTTGTGCTCGGCCGGAGAGCGGTGATCGATGTTCCGACAGCGCTGATTTGCCTGATCACCCTCTTCCTGATGATCAAGGTCAAAAAGATCCCGGAGCCGTTTATTATTCTTGCGGCAGGGGCGGCTGGTCTGATCTTGAAAGGAGTCATGGTGAGATGA
- a CDS encoding sigma-54-dependent Fis family transcriptional regulator: MDLFSSRFILALASIRLLKICQSLTIRPDSTITFQNDLQRADNLHDGVAGPVTDRQKIYFAHLKTLDEIGELPFELQAKLLRFLEARTYTRVGGNKERETDVRIIAATNRDLQSEIQKSRFREDLFYRINVFQVQIPPVKDRQEDIPDLVNHFLSQMAVGRSCQFTISPEALDALSKYPWPGNVRELRNVIERGDGDHYGWTDQSK; the protein is encoded by the coding sequence ATAGATTTATTTAGCAGTCGATTCATTCTCGCCCTCGCTTCAATACGTCTACTGAAGATATGCCAAAGCCTGACAATAAGGCCAGACAGCACAATCACATTCCAAAATGATCTTCAACGGGCTGACAATCTTCATGACGGGGTCGCCGGTCCAGTCACAGACCGTCAGAAAATTTATTTTGCGCACTTGAAGACCTTAGATGAGATTGGAGAGCTTCCCTTTGAACTTCAGGCGAAGCTCTTACGCTTCCTTGAAGCGCGAACGTATACCCGTGTCGGCGGAAACAAGGAGCGGGAAACCGATGTGCGCATCATTGCGGCAACCAACCGAGACCTACAGTCCGAAATTCAGAAGAGCCGATTCAGAGAGGATCTCTTTTACCGCATCAATGTTTTTCAAGTTCAGATCCCTCCAGTGAAAGACCGCCAGGAGGACATTCCAGATCTCGTTAATCATTTCCTCTCTCAGATGGCGGTAGGGCGATCGTGTCAGTTTACTATTTCTCCTGAGGCGCTCGATGCGCTGTCAAAATACCCTTGGCCCGGAAACGTCAGGGAATTGAGAAATGTCATCGAAAGGGGCGACGGTGATCACTACGGATGGACTGATCAAAGTAAGTGA
- a CDS encoding HAMP domain-containing histidine kinase — protein MNVDIWPQTESAIIRYGASILASLIGFLISYFLFPLFLSPVFFLPFIAVMISALYGGWGPGLLAVFLSGISFIYYLLPLTDPSGHPVSHLIRLDVFLLFSLLICWISASFRSAYRALVAARAEAEEANKYKSQLIANVSHDLRTPLNAIIGYTQLLRYKTYGPICEPQDSALEGIQRNAGDLLKMVNDILDLAKIESGKLPVKIASVEISQLIEEVLSEVRPLTDQKGLLLQYPLPQRLQPIESDRMKIKQILINLLSNAIKFTNNGMIRVMAKDREDHHGIEILVQDTGIGIRPEALPKIFESFYQIDGMDKPKGSGLGLAIVRDLTHLLNGEIEVDSKWGAGSTFTLFLPYRIFSERPFGAADRIQRKMD, from the coding sequence ATGAATGTCGATATTTGGCCTCAAACCGAATCTGCAATCATTCGTTACGGGGCCTCTATCCTCGCCAGCCTGATCGGATTTTTAATTTCCTATTTTTTATTTCCCCTCTTTCTCAGTCCGGTCTTTTTTCTTCCCTTTATTGCTGTCATGATCAGCGCGTTATATGGAGGATGGGGGCCTGGACTCCTCGCCGTATTTTTATCCGGTATATCATTTATCTATTATCTATTGCCTCTGACCGATCCGTCGGGTCATCCCGTCAGTCATTTAATTCGTCTTGATGTCTTTCTTCTCTTTTCCTTGCTCATCTGCTGGATCAGTGCTTCTTTCCGATCCGCATACCGGGCCCTGGTGGCCGCACGGGCCGAGGCGGAAGAGGCGAACAAATATAAATCTCAGCTGATTGCCAATGTTTCTCACGATTTGAGAACGCCGCTGAACGCGATTATCGGTTACACGCAGCTTCTGCGTTACAAAACGTATGGTCCGATTTGCGAGCCACAAGACAGCGCGCTGGAAGGAATTCAACGAAATGCCGGAGATCTCTTGAAGATGGTGAATGATATTCTGGATCTTGCTAAAATCGAGTCTGGAAAATTGCCGGTCAAGATCGCTTCAGTTGAAATTTCCCAACTCATTGAAGAAGTTTTATCGGAGGTCCGACCCCTGACAGACCAGAAGGGCCTCCTTCTACAATACCCTCTTCCCCAAAGGCTCCAGCCGATTGAATCGGATCGGATGAAGATCAAGCAAATTCTCATTAACCTTCTCTCCAATGCCATCAAATTTACGAATAACGGAATGATTAGAGTCATGGCCAAAGATCGAGAAGATCACCATGGGATTGAAATCCTGGTTCAGGACACGGGGATTGGGATCCGACCGGAGGCGCTCCCTAAAATTTTTGAGAGTTTTTATCAGATCGACGGAATGGACAAACCCAAAGGGAGTGGTCTGGGTCTGGCTATTGTGAGGGATTTGACCCATTTACTCAATGGAGAAATTGAGGTTGACAGCAAATGGGGAGCGGGATCGACCTTTACACTCTTTTTGCCCTACCGGATTTTCTCAGAGCGTCCCTTCGGAGCCGCGGACCGAATCCAAAGGAAAATGGATTAA
- a CDS encoding IS1 family transposase: MILTSTTSAEKIPETKCPSCKSTAYYKYGKAWTGRKRFLCLLCGRQFTFGSKRTEIKAKPSCPACGRPMHL, encoded by the coding sequence ATGATACTGACGTCTACCACCTCTGCCGAGAAGATCCCCGAAACCAAGTGCCCTTCTTGTAAGTCCACCGCCTACTACAAATATGGAAAGGCCTGGACCGGAAGGAAGCGCTTTCTCTGTTTGCTCTGTGGCAGACAATTTACATTCGGATCGAAGAGAACAGAAATCAAAGCGAAGCCGAGCTGCCCGGCCTGCGGAAGACCGATGCATCTCTAG